The Alphaproteobacteria bacterium nucleotide sequence CGGGTACAATGCTTATCATAGCCATCATAATTACAGGTAATGGTTCCTGCACCAATATTGCTATGCGCACCTATATAGGCATCACCGATATAGCTGAGATGATTTACTTTAACGCCGCTTTCAAGGGTGGATTTTTTGATCTCCACAAAATTTCCCACATGGGCAGCCTCGCCAACCTCTGCACCGGGACGTAAACGAGCATAAGGGCCAATAATCGCATTGTTGCTAATATGCGCCCCATCAATATGGCTAAATGAGCGAATCTCAACGTTATTACCCACTTTTACCTGCGTCCCGAAATACACATAGGGATAAACCACAACATCCGCAGCAAGTTCGGTATCGTGGCTAAAGAACACGGTTTCGGGAGCAATTAACGTCGCTCCGTTTTGCATTGCTTTTTTACGCAGTCGGGTTTGCAAAATACCTTCTGCTCCTGCCAGCTGATCGCGGGAGTTCACACCCAACACCTCAGCTTCTTCGGCTTCTGCTACTGCACAATGCAGACCTGTACTACGCGCCACCTTAACAAGGTCGGTCAGGTAATATTCCCCTTTAGAATTTTTATCATCAATTTGCGCCAATAGCGGCAGCAATTTGCCGCCTTTAATCGCCATAACCCCCGAATTACATAAGCCTATATCCCGCTGCACCGGCGATGCATCTTTAAATTCCACAATTTCTTCCAGCTCACGGCGGCTATTTATAACCAAACGTCCGTATTCAGCCGGATCGGCAGGGTACATACCCAGCACCGTCAATACTGGCTCAGCAATAGGGTTGTTTAGAGTGCCCAACATACGCACCAATGTTTCAGATGTGATAAGCGGTGTATCACCAAACAACACCAACACATCACCTTTAAAGTCTTTCAAATGCTTTTCTGCTGCCATGACAGCGGCAGCAGTGCCATGTTTTTTTCCATCTTGCACCGCGAATATGCAATCCGGATAGGCCTCCTTGGCCGCAACACGCACTTCGTCCATCTCGGGCGCAATGACCACACACACCTTGCTGGGCTTCAAAGCCGCCACATTGTGCAGAACATGGCATAACATGGCCTTTCCCGCCAGCGGATGCAGCACCTTGGGTAGCGAGGAGCGCATGCGCGTTCCTTTTCCGGCAGCAAGAATTATAACAGCGCAATCTTGCGAGCTAGGGAGTGATGTTTGGGCTTTATTGCTCATGGGAATCAGGGTATCGTTATGATTAAAATTGAAATAGTTTTACCGTAAAAGGACACATTTGTAATGGATTTTCTGTGGATCGCCCCCACCCTTTTTTCGCTGCTATTGGCGGCTGCTTGTATTTTTCTTTTTCAAAGTCGCGAAAGAATGGCACATAAAGTTTCGCAAGCCACTGCCACAAATGAATATAACAAAGAATTACTGGCTGAGCGTACAGCATTAAAAGAAAGGTTGGAGTCAGAAACGCAAGCGCGTTATGAAGCGGATAAACAGCTGGAACTGATTCGGCAGCGTATGGACGATATGCAGCTGCGTATGCGCGATTGGGATACACAACGCGAAGAAAGCGTCAAAGCCGCAAAAGCCGCTATTTTAGAAGCAGGTGGGCATATGTCCAATAAGCTACTTGAAGATCATAAGCGCGAACAGGAAGTCACGAAAAAAGAGCAAGAAGCAAGGGTCAAAGAAACCACAAAAACCTTGCTGGAACAAGTAACTCATATTACACAATCGGTTAGCACCTTGCGGGAACAAACGCAAGATACACAAAAGCGTATGGAAACCGTGTGGCAAGCCCTCTCTAGCCCCTCAGGTGCTGGGCAGTTGGCAGAAATTGGTTTGGAAAACACCCTCAAAAACTTAGGGCTGGAAGCTGGCCGCGACTTTATTATGCAATATGCACTATCCGATCAGGACAGTGGCAGTCGGCTACGTCCTGATGCTTTGCTATATTTACCGCAAGATGTAGTGATTGTAGTGGATTCCAAAGCCTCCAAATTTGTACTGGATATTGCAAAGGCAGAAAATGAAGTCGACCATGCAGCCGCCCTTGACCGCTTGAAAACCACAATGAACCGCCATTTAAAGGAGCTATCCAGCAAGGATTATAGCAATGCGGTACTAAATCAATTCAAAGCATCGGGCAATGGCTCACATATACGGGTGATGCTGAATGTGATGTATTTGCCCAGCGAATCAGCACTCGAACGACTAAAAGAAGCCGACCGCGACTTTGCAGAAAAGGCCGAAAAAGCAGGTATTATTCTTGCTGGGCCTGCGAGTCTACATGGCCTGTTTACGCTGGCGAAGCTACAAATAGCCGCCGCAAAACAGGCTGAAAATTATGATGCGATTGTAGAAAGCATCGAAAACCTAATGGAAAGCACCGCTACGGTATTGAACTATGCCGATAAAATTGGTGCCAATATCAAAAAAGCTGCCGATGAGTTTAACAAAATGGCCGCCAGTGCCAATCGCCGTTTAATACCGCGTATGCAGAAACTGACAAGCCTTGGAGTGAAGCCCGCACGTAATAAAGCACTTCCTAGCCCCATTATGAGCTATGACTTACGTAGGCTGGATGATGCAATGAGCTTTGATATGGAAAGTGACGATGAACAAAAAGTAACGGCACTGCCCACTCATAAGAAAGAAAGTGCGCAATAACCACAGAGGCTATTGACTGGTATATCCTGAAGAATGGAAACTAGGCGTAGCGGTATTGCTCCCCGCTCCCCCTTTACAATCTCCCTGCCACATGCCTTGGATATTTACCACACCACGTATAGCTGTGGTTTTTGTGGTGTGCATAAGGAAGTTTACGTTACCAGTATAGGCATGTTGCGATAACGGCGTAATAACCCCATTTGCTTCGACCTTCATACCGTTTTGATAGCAAACCATCTGCCATTCGGTGCGCTCATTGGTCACAGTAGCATTATGAATGGTGCATTGCCCGCGCATGGCGGTTACGGTATCAAGATTTTCCTGATTATCGAGCAATTCCTGAGTGAGACACTGGTTTGCCGTATAGGGCAATGGTGGCAACTCAGAGGGCATACCCTGCATACGGGTAGAGGTGCGAATTTCCCACATACCAGCGCGTAGCGCTGTATAGGATTTACTGCTGGCATATCCATAACCGCCACTACCCATGGATTGCGGAAATGCCACACTGGGAACTATTGTTAATGCAACAATAACTCCAGCCCATATAGCCGAAACAAAAAACTTACGATCTGGCAAAGAGGAAAAGAGGAATTCCTACGGGTTAAGAGGAGTCGGACACAAATTTAGAGAACACCCTAGTAAAGCGCACACAAAAACGCCATATAATTATTAGGAATTATGTTGGAAAAACAACTTGCCTTTTAAAAAACTCAACCCGCAATTTGAGTGCTTAATTAAATGGTAGTCTGGCACGTAAAGCAGCGCCCAGCGTACCGTCATCCAAATAATCTAATTCACCGCCAATGGGTATTCCTTGGGCAAGCCGTGAAATACTTACATGACAATCACTCAACTGCTCAGTAACATAATGCGCTGTGGTCTGTCCTTCAACTGTTATATTCGTTGCAAGGATCACTTCTTTCACATTTTCATCTGCTGCACGCGCTGCAAGCTGGGGAATGTTTAGCTGCTCAGGGCCGCGCCCTTCGATAGCAGATAAAGTTCCACCCAGCACATGATAGCGTCCGCGATAGGTATTGCTGCGTTCCATCGCCCATAAATCTGCCAGCTCTTCGACCACACACAACAATGCTGGATCGCGCCGCTCATCGCTGCAAATATGGCAGGGGTTCACCGTATCCACATTGCCGCAAGTGGTGCAGGTTACCACGGATTCAGCGGTGCGTTGCAACACTTCTATGAGCGGCATCAGATAGCGCTCTGGTTGGCGTATCATCTGCAACACCATGCGCCGCGCCGAACGTGGACCAATGCCCGGCAATTTAGAAAATTGCTTAATCAGGGCGTCTATATCAGAGGGGGGCTGCATAATCGCCTGCGTTTACAATAGCTAAAATAGAGTTACAAGGCTTGTCAATAACAAGCCATCGCCAAACCAAAACACTCATGCTTAGAATGGCATTTTCATTCCGGGGGGCAAACCCATGCCGTTAGTCATTTTTTGCATTTCTTCATTGGCAGATTCATCCATTTTGGTTTTGGCATCATTAAATGCGGCAATCACCAAATCTTCGAGCATTTCTTTTTCATCGGCATCAATGATTTTTGGGTCAATGTCGAGCTTGCGCAATTCGCCTTTGCCACTCACTACGGCTTTCACCATGCCACCACCGGCAGAGCCTTCCATTTCGCGGTGGCCAATTTCTTCTTGTAACGATGCAAATTTGGTTTGCATTTCTTGTGCTTGTTTCATCATTTTCTGCAAATTCATGGCAGTTTACTCCTCAAGAGGTTCAAAATCATCAGGGTCAGATATTTCTGTTTCAATGTGTACAGGCTCTGGCTTGGCAAAATCAATTACTTTTGCGCCTGCAAAATTATTCAATAAAGTTTGCACCAGTGGATGTGTACGCGCCTTATCCAATTCGGCCTGTTTTTCTGCTTCGGCTTGGGCGTGAAGACTTGGCTGGCCAGATTGTGCAGAAATAGCGACAATCCACCGTGTATTTGTCCAGTCACTCAGGCACTTGCCCACACGACCAGCAAAATCATTCGGCACATTCTGCGAGGTGTTCAACTCTAAACGCCCTTTTTCAAACTGCACCAACTCACAATTATGGTGTAAATGCGTCCACAACACCAGCTCACGGTGCGCATTGAACAACGCAACTAAATCTTTAAAATTTTGTGGATCTTCAATTGCCTCTGCAACAAAATCGCTTTGCATTTCGGGCGTAGTTTGCAACGCCGCTTGCGCGCCACCATTTCCACCATAAGCAGTAACACCTTGGGGCGATGCAGGGGCTTTTAAGGCTGTCCCTTTTGCATCCGCACTGGAGGATACATTACCCGCCGCTCCGTGGCCAGAAGCTGATACCGTCGCATTGGGCAGTGTATCGTCTTGCAAAGTGCGTATAAGCTCTGCGGGTGTTGGCAGGTTGCTGGCATGCATTAACCGCACCAATACCATTTCGGCAGCCATATATGGATTGGGCGCCAAACGTGCTTCTTGCAAGCCTTTGCTTAATATTTGCCAAGCGCGGGTAAGATGAGCAATCCCCATATCTGCTGCAATTTTTTGTGCAGCATCACGCTCCTGCTGGGCAATTTCAGGGCTTTGCGCTAAGTCAGGTACCAACTTAATACGTGTGGTTAAATGAATAAGCTCCATGAGTTCCTGCAACACATATAACGGATCGGCACCATCGTCATACTGCGCCTTAAAGCCATGCAATGCGTGCGTGGTTTCACCTGATAATAAATGGGCTAGCAACTCAAAACTACGCGAACGATCTGCCATGCCAAGCATTCCGCGCACCAGATTTAACTCTACTTGTGTAGTGCCACTTTCATCAGTGCCATGCGCTATTGCCTGATCTAACAACGATAATGCATCACGCACCGAACCTTCAGCCGCATTGGCGATAAGCTTAAGCGCATCCGCATCGGCAGTTACTGCTTCTTTTTCGCAAATGCGTGCAAGATGTGCTGCCAGCTCGTCGCTATCTACCCGCTTGAGATCAAATTTTTGACAGCGCGACAAAATAGTCACCGGAATTTTGCGCAATTCAGTAGTAGCAAAAATGAACTTCACATGAGGTGGCGGCTCTTCGAGGGTTTTAAGCAGTGCGTTGAACGCACTGTTCGAGAGCATATGCACCTCATCAATAATATAGATTTTAAAACGTGCATTTGTAGGTGCGTAATGCACCGTTTCTATCAAATCACGAATATCGCCCACTCCCGTACGGCTTGCGGCATCCATTTCGATCACATCCATATGCCGGTCTTCTGCGATCATTTTGCAATTTACGCATACACCGCAAGGCGTAATGGTTGCAACGCCATTGCCATCTTCGCCAATACAATTGAGAGCACGGGCAATAATACGGGCGGTCGTGGTTTTGCCCACTCCGCGTATACCAGTAAGCAAAAACGCATGGGCTAATCGTCCGGTTTTAATAGCATTGCTCAGGGTACGCACCAACACATCCTGCCCAATCAACGACTCGAAGCTGGACGGGCGGTATTTTCGCGCCAAAACGCGATAACCTGCATCGTTGGAAATATCTTCACCTAATAGATTCATGCGAATTATCTTTGTGTATGTATTTTCCGTTCAAGCGCCACTAAGGCTTGCGCCAAACGGTCGGCGGCGGCCAGTCGGCCTTGCCATTTTGCTATTAAAGCAAAATGGAATTCTTGTTCCCTGCGCAAAGCTTCGTAACTCGGCCAGCAGGCCGAGCAGCATGAGCTAGCGAAACATCATTCATCTACGTGCCAGAAGGCACGAAGGGAACAAACAAAATGACTGGTGACGACCCGCTTCG carries:
- the glmU gene encoding bifunctional UDP-N-acetylglucosamine diphosphorylase/glucosamine-1-phosphate N-acetyltransferase GlmU; this translates as MRSSLPKVLHPLAGKAMLCHVLHNVAALKPSKVCVVIAPEMDEVRVAAKEAYPDCIFAVQDGKKHGTAAAVMAAEKHLKDFKGDVLVLFGDTPLITSETLVRMLGTLNNPIAEPVLTVLGMYPADPAEYGRLVINSRRELEEIVEFKDASPVQRDIGLCNSGVMAIKGGKLLPLLAQIDDKNSKGEYYLTDLVKVARSTGLHCAVAEAEEAEVLGVNSRDQLAGAEGILQTRLRKKAMQNGATLIAPETVFFSHDTELAADVVVYPYVYFGTQVKVGNNVEIRSFSHIDGAHISNNAIIGPYARLRPGAEVGEAAHVGNFVEIKKSTLESGVKVNHLSYIGDAYIGAHSNIGAGTITCNYDGYDKHCTRIGAGAFIGSNTSLVAPVSVGAGAIIGAGSVVSDDVEPDALALTRAVQSQKKDWAKHFRNGKHKKRVN
- the rmuC gene encoding DNA recombination protein RmuC, whose protein sequence is MAHKVSQATATNEYNKELLAERTALKERLESETQARYEADKQLELIRQRMDDMQLRMRDWDTQREESVKAAKAAILEAGGHMSNKLLEDHKREQEVTKKEQEARVKETTKTLLEQVTHITQSVSTLREQTQDTQKRMETVWQALSSPSGAGQLAEIGLENTLKNLGLEAGRDFIMQYALSDQDSGSRLRPDALLYLPQDVVIVVDSKASKFVLDIAKAENEVDHAAALDRLKTTMNRHLKELSSKDYSNAVLNQFKASGNGSHIRVMLNVMYLPSESALERLKEADRDFAEKAEKAGIILAGPASLHGLFTLAKLQIAAAKQAENYDAIVESIENLMESTATVLNYADKIGANIKKAADEFNKMAASANRRLIPRMQKLTSLGVKPARNKALPSPIMSYDLRRLDDAMSFDMESDDEQKVTALPTHKKESAQ
- a CDS encoding DUF3617 domain-containing protein gives rise to the protein MPDRKFFVSAIWAGVIVALTIVPSVAFPQSMGSGGYGYASSKSYTALRAGMWEIRTSTRMQGMPSELPPLPYTANQCLTQELLDNQENLDTVTAMRGQCTIHNATVTNERTEWQMVCYQNGMKVEANGVITPLSQHAYTGNVNFLMHTTKTTAIRGVVNIQGMWQGDCKGGAGSNTATPSFHSSGYTSQ
- the recR gene encoding recombination mediator RecR — encoded protein: MQPPSDIDALIKQFSKLPGIGPRSARRMVLQMIRQPERYLMPLIEVLQRTAESVVTCTTCGNVDTVNPCHICSDERRDPALLCVVEELADLWAMERSNTYRGRYHVLGGTLSAIEGRGPEQLNIPQLAARAADENVKEVILATNITVEGQTTAHYVTEQLSDCHVSISRLAQGIPIGGELDYLDDGTLGAALRARLPFN
- a CDS encoding YbaB/EbfC family nucleoid-associated protein; protein product: MNLQKMMKQAQEMQTKFASLQEEIGHREMEGSAGGGMVKAVVSGKGELRKLDIDPKIIDADEKEMLEDLVIAAFNDAKTKMDESANEEMQKMTNGMGLPPGMKMPF
- a CDS encoding DNA polymerase III subunit gamma/tau — encoded protein: MNLLGEDISNDAGYRVLARKYRPSSFESLIGQDVLVRTLSNAIKTGRLAHAFLLTGIRGVGKTTTARIIARALNCIGEDGNGVATITPCGVCVNCKMIAEDRHMDVIEMDAASRTGVGDIRDLIETVHYAPTNARFKIYIIDEVHMLSNSAFNALLKTLEEPPPHVKFIFATTELRKIPVTILSRCQKFDLKRVDSDELAAHLARICEKEAVTADADALKLIANAAEGSVRDALSLLDQAIAHGTDESGTTQVELNLVRGMLGMADRSRSFELLAHLLSGETTHALHGFKAQYDDGADPLYVLQELMELIHLTTRIKLVPDLAQSPEIAQQERDAAQKIAADMGIAHLTRAWQILSKGLQEARLAPNPYMAAEMVLVRLMHASNLPTPAELIRTLQDDTLPNATVSASGHGAAGNVSSSADAKGTALKAPASPQGVTAYGGNGGAQAALQTTPEMQSDFVAEAIEDPQNFKDLVALFNAHRELVLWTHLHHNCELVQFEKGRLELNTSQNVPNDFAGRVGKCLSDWTNTRWIVAISAQSGQPSLHAQAEAEKQAELDKARTHPLVQTLLNNFAGAKVIDFAKPEPVHIETEISDPDDFEPLEE